From one Solanum stenotomum isolate F172 chromosome 12, ASM1918654v1, whole genome shotgun sequence genomic stretch:
- the LOC125846595 gene encoding uncharacterized protein LOC125846595 produces MDWEGRVNGGDCNLTSSSSSGCTSMGAGGFSYIQHTVSKFDTLAGVAIRYGVEVSDIKRINGLVSDLQMFALKTLQIPLPGRHPPSPIISNRQGPSSSEQTSSSRRHSDIFDSFQSLKLKSSPQPKVSPAMSSLQGYYGLKPPDQKAASEGFEMAVYRKGGSHYLEDGPFYKSSSLSNPPLSLQRKSKSVANGFMSENGVPANHLSTQDTRDNGSDRWFEKLVRRRQKSETDFTRTPEMLLKEDNSNSGWFSAVTGKGLALRPKSANRTLSGADAEANSINPIPIGLGDSLLNDNTSVVRKSSSTSNLQDSDSGTLSSLWNLKPDFQAISTAAITKPIFDGLPKPITGRRNKAALD; encoded by the exons ATGGATTGGGAAGGGAGAGTGAATGGAGGAGATTGTAATCTGACATCTTCTTCTTCGTCGGGTTGTACTAGTATGGGTGCTGGAGGATTCAGTTATATACAACACACCGTTTCTAAATTTGATACCCTTGCTGGTGTAGCTATCAGATATGGTGTTGAG GTGTCTGATATTAAAAGGATAAATGGCCTCGTATCAGATCTCCAAATGTTTGCTCTCAAAACACTTCAAATACCGTTACCTGGGAGGCATCCCCCATCGCCCATCATATCAAATCGTCAAGG ACCTAGCAGCTCTGAGCAGACTTCTTCAAGTCGTCGACACTCTGATATATTCGATTCATTTCAGTCCCTGAAACTGAAATCCTCTCCCCAGCCAAAAGTTTCACCAGCCATGAGCAGCTTACAAGGATATTATGGTCTTAAACCTCCAGATCAGAAAGCTGCTTCTGAAGGATTTGAAATGGCAGTGTATCGTAAGGGAGGATCACATTATTTAGAAGATGGCCCGTTTTACAAATCCTCTTCTCTTTCAAATCCACCACTTAGTCTTCAGAGAAAATCTAAAAGTGTAGCTAATGGTTTTATGTCAGAGAATGGAGTTCCTGCAAATCATCTATCAACACAAGACACCAGAGACAATGGTTCGGatagatggtttgagaaatTAGTGAGAAGGCGTCAAAAGTCAGAGACTGATTTCACGCGTACTCCAGAAATGCTGTTGAAGGAAGATAACAGCAACAGTGGCTGGTTTTCAGCCGTCACTGGCAAGGGCTTAGCTTTGAGACCAAAGTCAGCTAATCGAACTCTCTCTGGAGCGGATGCTGAAGCAAATTCAATAAATCCTATTCCTATTGGCTTAGGGGATTCTTTACTAAACGACAACACATCCGTAGTTAGGAAGTCATCAAGTACATCGAATTTGCAGGATTCAGATAGCGGTACATTGTCTTCCTTGTGGAATTTGAAGCCAGATTTTCAAGCAATTTCTACTGCAGCCATTACTAAGCCAATCTTTGATGGGCTACCTAAACCAATCACAGGTCGAAGAAACAAGGCCGCACTCGATTAG